Proteins encoded together in one Oenanthe melanoleuca isolate GR-GAL-2019-014 chromosome 7, OMel1.0, whole genome shotgun sequence window:
- the SLC11A1 gene encoding natural resistance-associated macrophage protein 1 isoform X1 produces the protein MASLEPGLTKSLNRGQEQSYSTGRSPMPPQCPGTQDQTYLDELISIPKGTGPGFSFRKLWAFTGPGFLMSIAYLDPGNVESDLQGGALAGFKLLWVLLWATVLGLLCQRLAIRLGVVTGKDLGEICYLYYPKVPRVLLWLTIEMAIIGSDMQEVIGTAIAFSLLSAGRIPLWGGVLITIVDTLFFLFLDKYGLRKLEAFFGLLITIMALTFGYQYVVVRPGQVEVLKGIFLPSCPGCGRKELLQAMGIVGAIIMPHNIFLHSSLVKTRVIDRSKKEAVQEANMYFLIESCLALFVSFLINLFVMAVFGEAFYHQRNEDVHSKCVNSSISHYASIFPTNNETVSVDIYQGVSGTRLCPGVILGCYFGAVALYIWGIGILAAGQSSTMTGTYAGQFVMEGFLQLRWSRFTRVLFTRSFAILPTVLVAAFKDVTHLTGMNDLLNVLQSILLPFAVLPVLTFTSLHPLMQDFSNSLPGKVLMTLITGLVCAINIYFVVDFLPTLHGLEYHIPLGLLLAAYVAFVAYLIWTCSIAHGARFLARGYHSRFNFGLALDPTGKW, from the exons ATGGCGTCACTGGAACCAG GCCTCACCAAGTCCCTGAACAGGGGCCAAGAGCAGAGTTacagcactggcaggagccCCATGCCCCCACAGTGCCCTGGCACTCAGGACCAGACCTACCTGGATGAGCTCATCAGCATCCCCAAGGGCACTGGG CCTGGGTTCAGCTTTAGGAAACTCTGGGCTTTCACCGGCCCCGGCTTCCTCATGAGCATCGCCTACTTGGACCCAGGCAACGTGGAGTCAGACCTGCAAGGCGGGGCTCTGGCGGGATTCAAG ctgctgtgggtgctgctgtgggccaccgtcctggggctgctgtgccagcgCCTGGCCATCCGTCTAGGCGTGGTGACCGGGAAGGACCTGGGCGAGATCTGCTACCTCTATTACCCTAAG gtGCCCCGTGTGCTTCTGTGGCTCACGATTGAGATGGCCATCATCGGCTCTGACATGCAGGAGGTGATTGGGACAGCCATTGCCTTCAGCCTGCTCTCAGCTGGCCG catccccctcTGGGGTGGGGTCCTTATCACCATCGTGGAcaccctcttcttcctcttccttgaTAAGTACG GGCTCCGCAAACTGGAGGCTTTCTTCGGCCTCCTCATCACCATCATGGCCCTGACATTTGGCTACCAG TACGTGGTGGTGAGGCCAGGGCAGGTGGAGGTGCTGAAGGGCATTTTCCTGCCCAGTTGCCCGGGCTGTGGGcgaaaggagctgctgcaggccaTGGGCATTGTTGGCGCCATCATTATGCCCCACAACATCTTCCTGCACTCTTCCTTGGTCAAG ACACGGGTGATCGACCGCTCCAAGAAGGAAGCAGTGCAGGAGGCCAACATGTATTTCCTGATCGAGTCCTGCCTGGCCCTCTTTGTCTCCTTCCTCATCAACCTCTTTGTCATGGCTGTCTTCGGCGAGGCTTTCTACCACCAGCGAAATGAGGACGTG CACAGCAAGTGTGTCAACAGCAGCATCAGTCACTATGCCAGCATCTTCCCCACCAACAACGAGACAGTCTCTGTGGACATCTACCAGGGGGTGAGTGgcaccaggctgtgccca GGTGTCATCCTGGGCTGCTATTTCGGGGCAGTGGCATTGTACATCTGGGGCATTGGGatcctggcagcaggacagagctccaCAATGACTGGGACTTATGCAGGGCAGTTCGTCATGGAG GGCTTCCTGCAGCTCCGCTGGTCCCGCTTCACCCGGGTGCTCTTCACCCGCTCCTTTGCCATCCTGCCCACGGTCTTGGTGGCTGCTTTCAAGGATGTCACCCACCTCACAGGCATGAATGACCTGCTCAACGTCCTGCAGAGCATCCTG ctgcCTTTTGCCGTCCTGCCTGTCCTCACCTTCACCAGCCTGCACCCGCTCATGCAGGACTTCAGCAACAGCCT CCCAGGGAAGGTGCTGATGACCCTCATCACGGGGCTGGTCTGCGCCATCAACATTTACTTCGTGGTGGACTTTTTGCCGACACTGCATGGCCTGGAGTACCACATTCCCCTGGGCCTGCTACTGGCTGCCTACGTGGCCTTCGTCGCCTACCTG ATCTGGACATGCAGCATCGCGCATGGAGCCCGGTTCCTGGCCCGGGGCTACCACAGCCGCTTCAATTTTGGTCTCGCCCTCGACCCGACAGGCAAATGGTGA
- the SLC11A1 gene encoding natural resistance-associated macrophage protein 1 isoform X2 produces the protein MASLEPGLTKSLNRGQEQSYSTGRSPMPPQCPGTQDQTYLDELISIPKGTGPGFSFRKLWAFTGPGFLMSIAYLDPGNVESDLQGGALAGFKLLWVLLWATVLGLLCQRLAIRLGVVTGKDLGEICYLYYPKVPRVLLWLTIEMAIIGSDMQEVIGTAIAFSLLSAGRIPLWGGVLITIVDTLFFLFLDKYGLRKLEAFFGLLITIMALTFGYQYVVVRPGQVEVLKGIFLPSCPGCGRKELLQAMGIVGAIIMPHNIFLHSSLVKTRVIDRSKKEAVQEANMYFLIESCLALFVSFLINLFVMAVFGEAFYHQRNEDVHSKCVNSSISHYASIFPTNNETVSVDIYQGGVILGCYFGAVALYIWGIGILAAGQSSTMTGTYAGQFVMEGFLQLRWSRFTRVLFTRSFAILPTVLVAAFKDVTHLTGMNDLLNVLQSILLPFAVLPVLTFTSLHPLMQDFSNSLPGKVLMTLITGLVCAINIYFVVDFLPTLHGLEYHIPLGLLLAAYVAFVAYLIWTCSIAHGARFLARGYHSRFNFGLALDPTGKW, from the exons ATGGCGTCACTGGAACCAG GCCTCACCAAGTCCCTGAACAGGGGCCAAGAGCAGAGTTacagcactggcaggagccCCATGCCCCCACAGTGCCCTGGCACTCAGGACCAGACCTACCTGGATGAGCTCATCAGCATCCCCAAGGGCACTGGG CCTGGGTTCAGCTTTAGGAAACTCTGGGCTTTCACCGGCCCCGGCTTCCTCATGAGCATCGCCTACTTGGACCCAGGCAACGTGGAGTCAGACCTGCAAGGCGGGGCTCTGGCGGGATTCAAG ctgctgtgggtgctgctgtgggccaccgtcctggggctgctgtgccagcgCCTGGCCATCCGTCTAGGCGTGGTGACCGGGAAGGACCTGGGCGAGATCTGCTACCTCTATTACCCTAAG gtGCCCCGTGTGCTTCTGTGGCTCACGATTGAGATGGCCATCATCGGCTCTGACATGCAGGAGGTGATTGGGACAGCCATTGCCTTCAGCCTGCTCTCAGCTGGCCG catccccctcTGGGGTGGGGTCCTTATCACCATCGTGGAcaccctcttcttcctcttccttgaTAAGTACG GGCTCCGCAAACTGGAGGCTTTCTTCGGCCTCCTCATCACCATCATGGCCCTGACATTTGGCTACCAG TACGTGGTGGTGAGGCCAGGGCAGGTGGAGGTGCTGAAGGGCATTTTCCTGCCCAGTTGCCCGGGCTGTGGGcgaaaggagctgctgcaggccaTGGGCATTGTTGGCGCCATCATTATGCCCCACAACATCTTCCTGCACTCTTCCTTGGTCAAG ACACGGGTGATCGACCGCTCCAAGAAGGAAGCAGTGCAGGAGGCCAACATGTATTTCCTGATCGAGTCCTGCCTGGCCCTCTTTGTCTCCTTCCTCATCAACCTCTTTGTCATGGCTGTCTTCGGCGAGGCTTTCTACCACCAGCGAAATGAGGACGTG CACAGCAAGTGTGTCAACAGCAGCATCAGTCACTATGCCAGCATCTTCCCCACCAACAACGAGACAGTCTCTGTGGACATCTACCAGGGG GGTGTCATCCTGGGCTGCTATTTCGGGGCAGTGGCATTGTACATCTGGGGCATTGGGatcctggcagcaggacagagctccaCAATGACTGGGACTTATGCAGGGCAGTTCGTCATGGAG GGCTTCCTGCAGCTCCGCTGGTCCCGCTTCACCCGGGTGCTCTTCACCCGCTCCTTTGCCATCCTGCCCACGGTCTTGGTGGCTGCTTTCAAGGATGTCACCCACCTCACAGGCATGAATGACCTGCTCAACGTCCTGCAGAGCATCCTG ctgcCTTTTGCCGTCCTGCCTGTCCTCACCTTCACCAGCCTGCACCCGCTCATGCAGGACTTCAGCAACAGCCT CCCAGGGAAGGTGCTGATGACCCTCATCACGGGGCTGGTCTGCGCCATCAACATTTACTTCGTGGTGGACTTTTTGCCGACACTGCATGGCCTGGAGTACCACATTCCCCTGGGCCTGCTACTGGCTGCCTACGTGGCCTTCGTCGCCTACCTG ATCTGGACATGCAGCATCGCGCATGGAGCCCGGTTCCTGGCCCGGGGCTACCACAGCCGCTTCAATTTTGGTCTCGCCCTCGACCCGACAGGCAAATGGTGA
- the CATIP gene encoding ciliogenesis-associated TTC17-interacting protein isoform X1 has translation MEPARGGGLAVLPPGTGLLSSTPSLSRSPPVRTHTHWDGAIGSHCWRMGVRFPGDRSHNHPHAPNKRLDRFYTCWSLSLRGGAERGAAPLRGAARALPGGRGSVGGTGAGPAGRRPGGRHGRHCPPSGERPAGRGHATRCPEGPAAQPPPESPQGTPAMADTAAEFLSLIGLQELEWCLFAERLAVVAVGASPRDKEEGQWWMAAQWAPYQREDEPVQSCILVQTRFRGKKDGVPASSTLKAYVTWQLETLEQEEQESLELTPHPTEKMTHIVSHEHGMTVWKTLQEGEAEPQCQSFSYSRARLQGVLLEGASLLLLRVLARRQTMPPDLVFPAIDTEGDLCTSSYSALGIQQQAVGSAETEVFVIQRAVHTSTGASTVWHSSFLPNGRLARLMQIGSPVLMLLQDESILSKSGKFKPQLLFPKDHLDWEEDIELFSFFLDRKDELQLSHAAYLQQHPEVRALLSDFLQALLLQQPHDPISFASEFFAHQLPIGTPFASTGAAIPLPNSSPGHPPANGK, from the exons atggagccagcaaGGGGAGGCGGGCTGGCAGTACTACCTCCGGGCAcggggctcctctccagcaccCCATCCTTGAGCCGGAGCCCCCCTGTacgtacacacacacactgggaTGGGGCCATAGGGTCACACTGCTGGCGTATGGGGGTGCGCTTCCCTGGGGATCGGAGCCACAATCACCCCCACGCCCCAAATAAAAGACTGGATCGATTTTACACCTGCTGGTCCCTTTCTCTGCgcggcggggcggagcggggcgcggCTCCTTTAAGAGGTGCGGCCCGGGCGTTGCCGGGGGGACGGGGAAGCGTCGGGGGCACCGGGGCCGGTCCGGCAGGGCGGCGACCCGGGGGGCGACACGGACGTCACTGCCCCCCGAGTGGGGAGCGTCCCGCGGGTCGGGGCCACGCCACCCGCTGCCCGGAGGGTCcggcagcacagccccctcccGAGAGCCCGCAGGGGACCCCGGCCATGGCGGACACTGCTGCCGAGTTCCTGAGCCTCATCG ggctgcaggagctggagtggTGCCTGTTTGCTGAGAGGCTGGCGGTGGTGGCCGTGGGGGCCTCACCAAGGGACAAGGAAGAGGGCCAGTGGTGGATGGCAGCCCAGTGGGCACCCTACCAGCGGGAAGATGAGCCGGTGCAGAGCTGCATCCTGGTGCAAACCAGGTTCCGAGGCAAGAAGGATGGTGTGCCTGCCTCCAGCACCCTCAAAG CCTACGTGACCTGGCAGCTGGAgaccctggagcaggaggagcaggagagcctTGAG CTCACACCACACCCCACAGAGAAAATGACCCACATTGTGAGCCACGAGCACGGGATGACTGTCTGGAAGaccctgcaggagggagag gcagagccacagTGCCAGAGCTTCTCCTACAGCCgggccaggctgcagggggtgctgctggagggcgccagcctgctgctgctgcgggtGCTGGCCCGCCGGCAGACAATGCCCCCCGACCTTGTCTTCCCAGCCATCGACACCGAGGGCGACCTCTGCACCTCCAGCTAT tcTGCCCTGGGcatccagcagcaggcagtgggcTCAGCAGAGACGGAGGTGTTTGTGATCCAGCGAGCCGTGCACACCAGCACAGGCGCCTCCACCGTGTGGCACAGCAGCTTCCTCCCCAACGG GCGTTTGGCTCGGCTGATGCAGATTGGCTCCCCAGTGCTGATGCTGCTACAGGATGAGTCCATCCTCAGCAAGTCAG GTAAGTTCAAACCCCAGCTCCTGTTCCCCAAAGATCACCTGGACTGGGAGGAGGACATCGagctcttctccttttttctggACAGGAAG GATGAGCTGCAACTATCCCATGCTGCCtacctccagcagcaccccgAGGTCCGGGCACTGCTGTCTGACTTCCTCCAGGCattgctcctccagcagccgCATGACCCCATCTCCTTTGCTTCAGAATTCTTTGCCCACCAGCTGCCCATTGGGACCCCCTTTGCCTCCACTGGGGCTGCCATCCCCCTCCCCAACTCCTCACCTGGCCACCCTCCAGCTAATGGCAAATaa
- the CATIP gene encoding ciliogenesis-associated TTC17-interacting protein isoform X2, translated as MEPARGGGLAVLPPGTGLLSSTPSLSRSPPVRTHTHWDGAIGSHCWRMGVRFPGDRSHNHPHAPNKRLDRFYTCWSLSLRGGAERGAAPLRGAARALPGGRGSVGGTGAGPAGRRPGGRHGRHCPPSGERPAGRGHATRCPEGPAAQPPPESPQGTPAMADTAAEFLSLIGLQELEWCLFAERLAVVAVGASPRDKEEGQWWMAAQWAPYQREDEPVQSCILVQTRFRGKKDGVPASSTLKAYVTWQLETLEQEEQESLELTPHPTEKMTHIVSHEHGMTVWKTLQEGESALGIQQQAVGSAETEVFVIQRAVHTSTGASTVWHSSFLPNGRLARLMQIGSPVLMLLQDESILSKSGKFKPQLLFPKDHLDWEEDIELFSFFLDRKDELQLSHAAYLQQHPEVRALLSDFLQALLLQQPHDPISFASEFFAHQLPIGTPFASTGAAIPLPNSSPGHPPANGK; from the exons atggagccagcaaGGGGAGGCGGGCTGGCAGTACTACCTCCGGGCAcggggctcctctccagcaccCCATCCTTGAGCCGGAGCCCCCCTGTacgtacacacacacactgggaTGGGGCCATAGGGTCACACTGCTGGCGTATGGGGGTGCGCTTCCCTGGGGATCGGAGCCACAATCACCCCCACGCCCCAAATAAAAGACTGGATCGATTTTACACCTGCTGGTCCCTTTCTCTGCgcggcggggcggagcggggcgcggCTCCTTTAAGAGGTGCGGCCCGGGCGTTGCCGGGGGGACGGGGAAGCGTCGGGGGCACCGGGGCCGGTCCGGCAGGGCGGCGACCCGGGGGGCGACACGGACGTCACTGCCCCCCGAGTGGGGAGCGTCCCGCGGGTCGGGGCCACGCCACCCGCTGCCCGGAGGGTCcggcagcacagccccctcccGAGAGCCCGCAGGGGACCCCGGCCATGGCGGACACTGCTGCCGAGTTCCTGAGCCTCATCG ggctgcaggagctggagtggTGCCTGTTTGCTGAGAGGCTGGCGGTGGTGGCCGTGGGGGCCTCACCAAGGGACAAGGAAGAGGGCCAGTGGTGGATGGCAGCCCAGTGGGCACCCTACCAGCGGGAAGATGAGCCGGTGCAGAGCTGCATCCTGGTGCAAACCAGGTTCCGAGGCAAGAAGGATGGTGTGCCTGCCTCCAGCACCCTCAAAG CCTACGTGACCTGGCAGCTGGAgaccctggagcaggaggagcaggagagcctTGAG CTCACACCACACCCCACAGAGAAAATGACCCACATTGTGAGCCACGAGCACGGGATGACTGTCTGGAAGaccctgcaggagggagag tcTGCCCTGGGcatccagcagcaggcagtgggcTCAGCAGAGACGGAGGTGTTTGTGATCCAGCGAGCCGTGCACACCAGCACAGGCGCCTCCACCGTGTGGCACAGCAGCTTCCTCCCCAACGG GCGTTTGGCTCGGCTGATGCAGATTGGCTCCCCAGTGCTGATGCTGCTACAGGATGAGTCCATCCTCAGCAAGTCAG GTAAGTTCAAACCCCAGCTCCTGTTCCCCAAAGATCACCTGGACTGGGAGGAGGACATCGagctcttctccttttttctggACAGGAAG GATGAGCTGCAACTATCCCATGCTGCCtacctccagcagcaccccgAGGTCCGGGCACTGCTGTCTGACTTCCTCCAGGCattgctcctccagcagccgCATGACCCCATCTCCTTTGCTTCAGAATTCTTTGCCCACCAGCTGCCCATTGGGACCCCCTTTGCCTCCACTGGGGCTGCCATCCCCCTCCCCAACTCCTCACCTGGCCACCCTCCAGCTAATGGCAAATaa